Genomic window (Candidatus Binatus sp.):
AGCGAGCCGAGCGCATTCGCGACCATCGCGACCACGAACGCCGGCTTCTTTTCGATACGCACCGTGATGCGGAACCAGAACGGGTACGAAATCGCGGAGCCTGCGAAGTATGCGATCAGCCATCGCGCCGCAGCGTTCTCGTCGTGGTACCAGTACTTCGCGAGGAAGCGCAGCAGAATCGTCGGCACGTTGATCGCCATCACTGCGAGCGTGGTTGCGATCAGCAGGATCACAAACGGCTGATTGCTCAGCACCGATTTCATCGACGCGAACAGCTTCGAGCGCTCGCGCGTCGAGAATTCGAGCCGCTCGCTGAGCCCGCCGTAGGCGAGCATCGCGCCGCCCGCGACGACGGTTGCGCAGATCGCGCCGGTGACCCTGAAATCAGTGCCGCGCGCGAACAGGTACGACGCCGCGAACGGCAGCAGCGCGCCGCTGACGTCGCCAATCGTCGCGCACAACTGGCGGAACGTCGAAAGCTTGGTGCGCTCGTCGTAGTCGAGCGTCAGTTCCGGCATCAGCGCGCCGTATGCGGTCTCGTAAAATTTCCGCGACGTGAGCATCAGGAAGTAGAAGCCGAAGAACCACACGAACAGGCCCGCCTTCAGTTGCGGCGGCGACAGCAAAAGGTAATAGCAGAGCGCCATCGGAATCGCGGCCGCGAAAAACG
Coding sequences:
- a CDS encoding MFS transporter, producing FFAAAIPMALCYYLLLSPPQLKAGLFVWFFGFYFLMLTSRKFYETAYGALMPELTLDYDERTKLSTFRQLCATIGDVSGALLPFAASYLFARGTDFRVTGAICATVVAGGAMLAYGGLSERLEFSTRERSKLFASMKSVLSNQPFVILLIATTLAVMAINVPTILLRFLAKYWYHDENAAARWLIAYFAGSAISYPFWFRITVRIEKKPAFVVAMVANALGSLGFILLTPQSTLALYGLMAFSGFAAIGIWVTQMSASADVIEWDEERTGQRQEGAYGGITSMSIKVAIGITMLLVGPILSWVGYQPGSASLAPAAAENLRIVFAIVPATIYLASAMVFSRYPITRESHRAMRDRLAARATLAEEPQRAKSLA